CCGCTGGTGGTAAACGAGAAGCTACAGAAAGATGATGGAGCACAAGAGGCAGATGCATCATGCTACAGAAGCTTAATTGGAAGTCTTCTCTATCTCACAGCCACACGACCAGACATTATGTATGTTACAAGTCTTCTATCAAGATTCATGCAAAAGCCAAGTCATATTCATTATGGAGtaggaaaaagaattttaagatatctaCAAAGCACAAAGGAGTTTGGTATATGGTACAAAACTATGACTAACTCAAGGATCATTGGCTACATAGATAGTGATTGGGCAGGATCAATGGACGACATGAAAAGTACGTCAGGATATGCTTTCTCACTAGGATCGGGTATTTTATCTTGGGCATCAAAGAAGCAAGCAATTGTGGCACAATCAACAGcagaagcagagtatgtagcagCTGCTGAAACCACGAGTCAAGCAATATGGCTACGAAGAATACTTGAAGAAATGGGTGAACCACAAGATGGACCGACTATTATCTATTGCGACAACAAATCGGCAATAGCAATAGCAATAGCAAAAAATCCAATCCATcatcaaagaacaaaacacatagcCATTAAATATCACTTCATTCGAGATGAAGAGACAACTAAACAAATATGAATCGATTACTGCCCAACAGAAGAACAAATTGCAGATATATTTACGAAGGCATTACGAAGACCAAGATTTGAACTATTGCGCATAATGCTTGGAGTTACCGAATttgcattaaggaggagtattaaagtgtaatgcaaattctagaagaatgtagaagctccttagatagaagaaaagaaatgtaaaacaagttctagaatattgtaaaaaagcctaagataggaagaaaaatcaagaatattccaCATAgctaaaaatctagaacattccacataagttgtggctagtatgttcgagaataatctatgggtctataaatacccatgaactctaccatttgcAAGATGTAGACAACATCTACCATTTGATGTAAGAAGCCAACATCTACAACAacaaagacaactacaacacttcttccaactactacttctacattctactatctctacattttctctaccacatcaactactcctttcacaaccttaaaatactaacagCCGATTATTTGAGccaaattgattaaaaatatatgattactGAGcttgattattaatttatttcttgCTATATTTTCCGTGTGGATGTAATCACCCGTAGGAAGTTAGATACAAACGACACGTTAAGCAATTAATCTAATACAAAGCCAAAGCAATTAACTAGATGTTGTACTATTGGTTGGATAGCATTTTGTTGATTTCCATGATGTAGTTGTTTGACAATCTATCTAAACACAGAGGAAAAGGTGACTTCACAATACACTAGAAGTTGGATTTGAAGTTTACACTGTAAggacctattttttttttattattttaaaaggagATGGGGGGAGCAATCAGTGCTGGGAAGCAACAGCCGCCCCATAGAAAGAAGTgggattttgttttatttggaaaatggGGAGCAGCACGTTCGAGCTTTGCTCTCATTCTTGGCACCATTCAACAAGCATTACGCGTAGGAGATAAAAGGGGGTAATGGGTTCTGCACTGGGGGAGTGAAATCCTTGCTGCAAATTCGTGAGGGAGGTGAAGTTCAGAGCTGCTGGAGTTGCAAAGAGGCCTTGGTGCTGCAAGTCTTGGAGGAGATAGATTCAAgattcacaaaggaagtcttcaagaggtaaggggaacTAGATCTATTTCTATAGATTGTAGAATTATTAAGCTATGTTTGAGATATGTGATATTCTCTTCTTTGATGAAAATCTGGGAAAAATGGGGTGAAAGATGGGGTCTCTGGAAATCtagtgcgattctgcagaaacgcgcgttcgtccaaaattgctcgaccaattagtggtcggccaacaTATCCTGCACGTTCGGTCAATCTTGATTAAAATTGGTCTTCTTAGGTTTCAGTTTTGAGCGTTCGATCTTAGTTAATTAGTGAATtgtacgttcgtccaaacagtaattGGTCTCGTAATATTTGATCTATATACGTTCGTCCAAAAGGTGTTTACCTATTTGCTCTCGTAGTAATTGATCTATGTGTGTTCGTTCAAACGATATTTACATAGTATTCGGTCTTGATGTTGTTGGTCCTCAGATAGCGAGCGTCCATAGGtattatgagcgttcggtcttgatgttgtTGGTCCTCAGTCAGCGAGCGTCCATAGGTATGAgcgaccgttcggtcttgtgtCCTCCAGTAACGAGCGTTATCGTTCGTGCTGGGCTTGTTTTGGTGAGCGTTCGGCGATCGGTCTTCGTGTATGGGTGACTGCAGTGTTTGACTGAATTTAGTATGATTAGGCTAAAATCTTGagtgttcggttttgatgttttAGTGATATAAGCGTTCGATCTAAATTTgatattcttaggtttgaatccGGAACGTTCGTTTTTGGGTGTATTGGTATAATTTGACATTCTTAGTTTAAGAGCTTGAACGTTCGTTTTGGCTAATTAGTTAtcatagcgttcggtcttaaatcTGATGTTCTTATGTTTaaatattgaacgttcggtgttggtgaaattatttatcttgaacgttcggtcttggttcAATTCTgattgtgaacgttcggtcttgatttTATTCTGATTGTGAGCATTCGGCCTTAAGTAAGTACTCTTAGGTAGCttgtagcgttcggtctgaggGTATTATTGATGGATAGCGTTCGATCTTGATCATCTTTTTCTCAGGCTTCAATgttagcgttcgttcaaatagcgATCGGCTAAATAGTATTTGGTTTAATAACGTTTGGTGTTTTAAGTGTTGAGTATAAGAGATTGAtcttaacgttcgtcctaatagtatCCAATTTGAGTGAggtgttcggttttagcgttcggcagaacaatattctatttttatgaTGGTCGATTTTAGCGTTCGGCTGAGATCTCTTAGCGTCCGTCCGAATAGTATAGTGTTCGGCAATATGGCGGTCGGCAGATAGCGTTTGTCCAGATCATTTTGGTGAATGACGTctgtccaaatagtgttcggcctgaGGGTTGGAAAATGGCGTTCGTCCAGTAACGTTCGTTCCACAAGTGTTCGGTGAATAGTggtcgtccaaatagtattctacaaataatgttgtctaagtttattttctcttgaattgaattatgtgtacaaatgtttggaatatatacTGTGAAGTGATATAggtgaaagtatgtgaatgaatgagaaatatgataaattactgTGATGATCTGATTGTAAATGTAAAtgatgaatttgagtatgattCGGACATCTCGGGGAGAGATGGATGAAAGTGGTTATGTGAAGTATCGTGGTTGATCTGTATAattgtatggagctttgaaatggtatgtctatccctaaactcaaagcattgttcatactcaagtagagaagaacaatgtaagtggtgagagtagagggaggtcctcgtctatagtctttgaatttagacatagacagattgggGGATTCACCTTGCTAGTATTGGAGAAAGACCAGCtaaactatgcaagtgcaaagacgactaatagttcgacagttatacaaatccggatgagtcgtgtgaaTGTGTGAGTTGTGGTTTAATGAGCATGCCTAAATTGTTCTTTATATGAATCTATGTAtgataacatgatttttatatctagctcacccttgcattgtttgtgttgtgtgctgtttggatatgtttctttggcgatgatcatccacttggatgggagcagatgttggcGAGGAGAGtcctttggagcaagagctggaagATGCTGAGGTTGCGGTGTAGTTTTCTTAAGAATTTTCCCatttgaacacttgtagtgttccATCCTttaaactgtttaagtttaaattccgtttctttcatttctggatgactgtaatttcacatttaattacacgtcatactctgactgttctctatatttgaatgttgacgtctttattatataatattcgttattatataattgggatgttacatacaCCGGTTAATCTAGGATGAGATTAAATTTAACAGCCATAActatatttcataattaaattttaatgaaaattatatagtTGAGTTCTACTTAGTTGtacttttttaaagaaataatatatactcTACTTGAGttctactttttttatatatagatcaTTAAATCAATTACATTCCTGAAAATTACTACACAGCTTTGACAGTTATAATTTAATGACAAAAGTAATAAATGAagtattttcaaattatgtagtacatttttgtttatattaatttacaccttaatatataataatgattataatttatttttttcataatgttAACTATAAGACATAAtagtatttctttttataaatttaatcccttaagaattaaatattcaGAATgcttaataattataaacaatataaagggatataataaaatcatcataaaagtttataaaaaagatCAGATACTGATATATCACATTTTGCTTTGTTTCACTCAAGGCTAACTGTTTTCAACTATAACACGaatgtaatttattttggttaagCATAACATGACACCACACGACAAGTACATATTATGATAAGACTTGTACCGCATATGCAGCATATCAATAGCAGGGTGATGCTGCATAATGTAATTCGACCTACCGCAGCTGCAAGGATAGACTTTATTTGTGATGATGATTGAAGTGATGAACAAGTGATTGCTGCAACGTATGCATGTGCCAAAAATCAAGTGATTGTTGCCAAATGCATATACCAAAAGCTTGAGAGTGTTGTAACATCTATAACAGTGTGAGGATGAGTAACACCCAATCCCCCTATTATTTGAACCAGAAAATCTAGTTGCTCTAGTTACATATACATGATTTATTACAGTGACAAGCTTACATCATAATACAAAGGATAAATGGtgaacaaaacaagaaaaacttaAGTAGTTGTATGTAGTTAAATACTGCTTTGGAGGAGTTGTGCAAGTATGATATTAGGGAACTCATCTGCTAAAGGTGACTTACCCATCATAAGCTTTTTGGACACTTGATCCATTGTTGGTCGAGAACATGGATTTTCACTCAAGCAAGAAAATGCCAAGATTGCAACCAAAATGACATCCCCAACAACCGATTTAAGAGGATGAGGAGGTCTTTGGTCTATCACATCAATTAGTAGCAAGTTATGAGTTATTGCTGCTGAAGATGAAGATAACAAGGAAGAAATGAGATCCCCCGGATGTTTCCCCATGATGATTTCTAGACAAAGAACTCCAAAACTGAATACATCACATTTCTCAGTCACTTCCATTGTCTGGGCAAACTCtacaataaacaaaaacagCAGTTGGTTATGCTAAAAGTTTACCAACTGATATGTTCTAAATGGGTTTGGTATTTGCATATATATACCACTTTTGAACTTAACTTCTTAACATTCATTGGATTCATTAGCTTATCTCCTCTACATGTAAACAAGGGTTAAACATAATTTGAACGCAAAGTGCTGGAAATTAATTGCAAAAAACAGAGATAATTCCAAATCATATTTCTAAATGAGGAAAAAGGATCCAACCTGGAGCTGCATACCCAAAGGTGCCTGCAAATGTGGTCCAAGTGCTTGCACCAGGTTTTAGAATCTTAGCTGTCCCAAAATCAGAGACATGAGGTTCTTTTTGTGAATCTAAAAGAATATTCTTGCTGGATATGTCTCGATGAATTATTGGTGGTGAGCAATCCTGATGCATATAGGATAAAGCATGGGCCACACCTTTAACAACATTTACTCTCTCTTCCCAGTTAAATGAAGCTGCTTTCTTTTCATTGATTAGTACTTGATCCAAGCTACCCCCTTCCAAGAACTCGTAGACCAAAAAGGAGAACCGTGAATGTGAGCAAAATCCACATAGCTTTACAATGTTACGGTGCCTGATTTCTGTCAAAGCTTGAATTTCGTTTTCAAAAGCTTTAAAATTAGGCTTCTCTTCATCTGTTTCCATGTGAAGTTTCTTCACCGCAAAAACCTGGCCTGTTGACATCTCAGCTTTGTAAACTGATCCTTGCCCTCCAAGTCCAATCAGATATTTTTCGTTGAAATTATCGGTTGCTTCAATGATGTGttcaaacataatttttccaTCGTGACTCCATATGGAAAACACTTCTCCAGTGAGTTTCTTTCCGGAATGCACATTTTCTTTACCATGTATATCTTCCTTTCTTGCTTTTCGACAGAGAATATACATTGAAACTGACACCCCACATAACACTAGAACAAGAGCAcccaagaaaataaataatgctATTTGAATGCCCTTGTGCCTCTTCCGACTGTGGTTGGCTGGGCAACGCATTAAGCCAGTGACATTGCCACACAAGTCTCTGTTATTTTTCAATGATTCAATCGAAGCATTTAGAAAGGCTTCGTTATTTGGAAGTGGCCCTTCTAACTGGTTGTATGATATGTTGACAGAAATCAAACCTGAAACGCCATCAAAACTGGATGGAATATTTCCAGAAAGACTGTTGTGAGAGAGATTAAGCCACTGCAGTTTCGTCACCTCTCCAAGCTGTTTTGGTATTGTTCCACTCAACAAATTCCCACTAAGATCAAGATATTCAAGAGGCTGAAATTTGCGAAACTCCAGGGGAATAGTTccgtttattttattattgctCAAAGTCAACCTTCGTAAGTTGGGCAATTCTACAACTTCTCTCGGTATTGTTCCACTCAACTGGTTACCTCCAAGATCCAAATCTTCAAGAATTTGTACTGATCCAATTTCTTTGGGAATGTCACCAGAAAGATGGTTGTTGCTAATCTCAAGTTCAATTAACGATTTCATATTCCCTAATTCCTTTGGAATCTTTCCCTTCAAGTTATTAGAAGAAAGGTGAAGCTTGCCAAGTTTGGTTGCCTCAGCAAGTTCGACTGGTATACCACCAGAAATGTTATTGTTGGATATCTTTAAGGTACCAAGATTAGGACACTTCCCCCAGTTTGATGAAATTTGGCCATAAAACTTGTTGTCGCTCAAATCAATGTATTCCAAATTTGGATATACACCAAAATCTTGTGCTATATCTCCTTCCAATCGGTTCCCTTCCAACCTGAGTCTAGTAACACTAGAACAGTTCTTCAAGCTTATTGGCACCGGACCGGTGAAACGGTTGTGGTGAGCACTAAGGGAGTTTAGGGTCCCAGCAGAGCAAATTTGAGGTGGCAAATGGCCTGTGAAATCATTCTCAGCAAGTAACACCATAGACCAGTTCAGAATGTTATTCAAGACTTGTGAAACACTGCCATTGAGTTTGTTGAAGGACAGTTCTAAAATAGTGAGGTTTTTCAAATTTCCAATTGTGGCAGGAATTGTTCCGGTGAGATTATTGATTTGGAGACTAAGTACTTTCAAATTGATCAAGTTTCCTATAGAGGGAGGAATTGATCCAGAAAGATTGTTAGAGCGTAAAAACAACCTGGTGAGCTTGGTCAGGTTTCCAATTGTGGAAGGAATAGGTCCAGAAATGTGGTTGTAATCAAGTGCAAGTGTATCTAAATTGGCCAAGTTTTCTATGGAAGCAGGGATTGATCCAGAAAGATTATTGCTATCAAGAAAGAGCAAGGTCAGGTTAGACATGGTCCATAAGGAGGATGGGATTGGCCCAGATAAAAGGGAGTTATTGGAAAGGCGAAGCTCATTTAAACTAGACATGTTGCCTATTGTTTCAGGGATAGTACCAGAGAGAGAATTTCTTGACAAATCAATATTCCTAAGGTTTCTCAACATTGAAATTTCTAGAGGAATGGAACCAGaaaacttattaattttaagatttagaaACTCTACCTTGTACAACTTTCCAATCTCTGGTGGAATATGGCCAGAAAAACTGTTTATGCCTAAATCTAGATATGTCAAATTGTACAGGTTTGCTATGGAATTAGGAATCTCACCGCTTAGTTGACATTTGTACAGATCAAGGCCTTGTAAACTCCTTAGTGTCCACACTTGTTGAGGGATGGAACCATTGAAATAATTTGTAGAAAGATTCAAAACATTTACTCTGGTCATGTTACCAATTTGTGGTGGAATGGTCCCATAAAAGGAGTTGTTATAGATATTTAGGATGAGTAGGTTAGGAAAAGCTGAGAAATTGAGGGTGTGAAGGGTACCTATGAGACCATAATTTGAAAGATCTATGGTGGAGATGGACTTGGAATCGTTGCAATGAATTCCTTCCCATTGGCATGAAGTAGAACCTGTCCAAGTTGATAAGAGATCTTGGCTGCTATTATCAAAGCTGTATTTCCACTTTAACAGTGCATTTGCCTCACTGTTATCAGTTGCAGCTTCATCACCAACAGTTCTTGTGCTGGCAGCAGAGGCCAAAACTACTGTTTTGGAAAACCAAGCAAGTTGGAGTGAAAAGTGTGTTAGAATGGCCAAAAGAAAGTAAGAGAGAATCCTCCATAAGGCTAGAATCTTGATGGATTCCATGGTTCAAGTATAACTGGATTTTGGGATGAAGAACACTCATTTAAAGGCTGCATATTCTTGTAAGGGAAAGGTGTATTATTGTGAAGATAGAAATTGGTGAAACTATAATGTGCTTATATGTGGCATGAGTGGACCCTTCTGACATGACTTCACTAAAACTTTTCAACAAGAAAAGTTATTCACACAAGTACCAATCTCCAACATGATTTTTCTATCTGcacaaaaagaagaaatcaTACATGGCATTGTCAAGAACCGAAAAGATTCCTATCTTGTCAAATGTGGCCGCGATAATGGGTACACTTGGAAGTGTAGAGTTGAAATCTGACAAAAGGAAACAGATTTAGGTGATTAGAATTGTAGTAGAACCTCATAAAGTGTGTTTTAAGAATGGTATCTATCATCATAACTTTGACTCAAGGATGATATATAAGTAATGATGTTGGCATATTGATAATGTTAAGATGGGAACAACCACCAGCAGCCTTTGCCATTGCACATTTCTTCCTTTTCAGATTCTCCAGAAAGCCCAAAATTTGGTATTTTTCACTTGATATGTCTGacaaaaatttataacaatttgATGCTATAACAGAGATTATCTGTTTCATGTCTAGAGCTATTGAGAAATATCAAGGCAAACCCAGTACTTTCTTTCATTAGTTATGCTGATTAATTGCAATTAACAGAATAATCTACATGTTCATTAAATTGATTTTCATTgccatttttcttttcaactattgaaattattatttaaattaatcgtGATTTTAATCTCAATGATAATCATGATTAGTTCTGTTAATTAATATTGGTTTTGTGTTGACTggttattttcatcatttaattaaacttcattgtttaattttattttgttgtaagACATGGAATATTTATTCCAATGTATGTTGAATGGCAAATACATTTTTGTTACAAATTAAACTTCAATTATACATGAAATTTATAAGATGATTATGTTAGTAAATGTTTAAATCTATAACCTGCAAAAGcattagaaaaataaagtttttaataaagaaaaaggtttaatgtttcggtagaCCCTATTTTCGTTCAAAATCTCAGAttgattctcttctttttcagcatctcaattgggtctttattttgtgaaaattgcaacaattagaTCCTTGTCGTTAGATTGAGTTTAACCATGTATGGTTGACATGACACGCTGacgtgaaattttatttttttattaaacattaaactGAGCCAAGTTATCATCCTTGACACATTATTATCTTCTACCCCCAGAAATCCTAGCATTTCCCCTACCATCCATCGTCGGACCACCAATAACAAAGCTGCCGCAATGTTATGTCAACCATACGTTAATGTCGTTGGACCAAATTTAATGACAGAGGtctaattgttgcaattttcataaaataagaactcaattgagacgccgaaaaaaaagagaatcaaTTTAAGATTTTGGACAAAAATAATGACCTACCAAGTAAAAACGAAATAGAAGGGAAATGGGGATTGAGCGGTGGGTAGGGTCTTGGGTGAAAAAATGGTAGGTAGGAAAACAATGTTGGGAAAGTGATATATTTTTAGGAGGTTTGCAGAGTAATTGAAAATAGGATAATGAAAGTAGTTTAAATTATAAAGGATAATGAAAGttaatattaaagtaataatttCTTTAGAATGTTACAGGACTGATGTGATTAATGATCATTTCTTAATATCTTAAGAAAATTGTGTTTTCCATTGAGCTAATGTTGAAGAGTCTAACAGAGTTAGAATAAAAAAGAgaggtttaaatttttttatttgtgttttatgAGAAGTTCAAAACAAAGAAGATGTAACACTCTGGATGAAACAAATCATACTAGATACCAATTCGATTTTGATTACACCATCTAAAGAGAAAGAGTCCTTATCAATGGACTCACGTTCAAAAGAAGATTATGACACAAGAAAATTTTATGCATTTATATGCTAAATTTGGTGTTGTCAATAAACAAGGATATTAAGAGAATAAATCACTCTATACAAACTGAATTTACTGTTACAATGAATGAATTAGATTTATATTTCCTCTTTTATGTTGTGATTGTTTattatcttataatataaatataaattaataataaagaaactGTATATTTGTATCTCTTACGAAGAcgaattaaaaaacaaacacacacacacacatatatatatatatatatatatatatatatatatatatatatatatatatatatatatatatatatatatatatatatatatatatatatatatatattcttttcacATAATCTCGTTTATAAGGGGAAAAAAAGTTtacataaaatttatgaaattacacatttattcttcaatttatatgataaattttatatgtgaaaacaatgtaacatgttatattatatatccaACATAATCGAATGTTTATATGTTACGTTATATGCgtaaaataattgattacattatataatatttt
This sequence is a window from Vigna angularis cultivar LongXiaoDou No.4 chromosome 2, ASM1680809v1, whole genome shotgun sequence. Protein-coding genes within it:
- the LOC108326893 gene encoding MDIS1-interacting receptor like kinase 2 translates to MESIKILALWRILSYFLLAILTHFSLQLAWFSKTVVLASAASTRTVGDEAATDNSEANALLKWKYSFDNSSQDLLSTWTGSTSCQWEGIHCNDSKSISTIDLSNYGLIGTLHTLNFSAFPNLLILNIYNNSFYGTIPPQIGNMTRVNVLNLSTNYFNGSIPQQVWTLRSLQGLDLYKCQLSGEIPNSIANLYNLTYLDLGINSFSGHIPPEIGKLYKVEFLNLKINKFSGSIPLEISMLRNLRNIDLSRNSLSGTIPETIGNMSSLNELRLSNNSLLSGPIPSSLWTMSNLTLLFLDSNNLSGSIPASIENLANLDTLALDYNHISGPIPSTIGNLTKLTRLFLRSNNLSGSIPPSIGNLINLKVLSLQINNLTGTIPATIGNLKNLTILELSFNKLNGSVSQVLNNILNWSMVLLAENDFTGHLPPQICSAGTLNSLSAHHNRFTGPVPISLKNCSSVTRLRLEGNRLEGDIAQDFGVYPNLEYIDLSDNKFYGQISSNWGKCPNLGTLKISNNNISGGIPVELAEATKLGKLHLSSNNLKGKIPKELGNMKSLIELEISNNHLSGDIPKEIGSVQILEDLDLGGNQLSGTIPREVVELPNLRRLTLSNNKINGTIPLEFRKFQPLEYLDLSGNLLSGTIPKQLGEVTKLQWLNLSHNSLSGNIPSSFDGVSGLISVNISYNQLEGPLPNNEAFLNASIESLKNNRDLCGNVTGLMRCPANHSRKRHKGIQIALFIFLGALVLVLCGVSVSMYILCRKARKEDIHGKENVHSGKKLTGEVFSIWSHDGKIMFEHIIEATDNFNEKYLIGLGGQGSVYKAEMSTGQVFAVKKLHMETDEEKPNFKAFENEIQALTEIRHRNIVKLCGFCSHSRFSFLVYEFLEGGSLDQVLINEKKAASFNWEERVNVVKGVAHALSYMHQDCSPPIIHRDISSKNILLDSQKEPHVSDFGTAKILKPGASTWTTFAGTFGYAAPEFAQTMEVTEKCDVFSFGVLCLEIIMGKHPGDLISSLLSSSSAAITHNLLLIDVIDQRPPHPLKSVVGDVILVAILAFSCLSENPCSRPTMDQVSKKLMMGKSPLADEFPNIILAQLLQSSI